In Spinacia oleracea cultivar Varoflay chromosome 5, BTI_SOV_V1, whole genome shotgun sequence, a single window of DNA contains:
- the LOC110804975 gene encoding ras-related protein RABC2a, producing the protein MVSSSNNSNNTTNYDLSFKVLLIGDSGVGKSSLLVSFISNAVNHDDLSPTIGVDFKIKTFTVGGKRLKLTIWDTAGQERFRTLTSSYYRGAQGIILVYDVTRRETFTNLSDVWAKEVELYSTNQDCVKMLVGNKVDKDSERAVTREEGVALAQQLGSLFLECSAKTRENVEQCFEELALKTMEVPSLLEEGSTVGKRNILKQKQDQRASPQGGCCA; encoded by the exons atggTTTCGAGCTcgaataatagtaataatacaACTAACTATGATCTATCATTCAAGGTGTTGTTAATCGGTGATTCTGGAGTTGGCAAGAGTAGTTTGCTTGTTAGCTTCATTTCTAACGCCGTTAATCATGATGATCTTTCTCCTACTATTG GGGTTGATTTTAAGATCAAGACGTTCACTGTTGGTGGGAAGAGGTTAAAACTTACAATATGGGATACTG CTGGACAGGAGAGGTTCAGAACACTAACAAGTTCGTACTACAGAGGTGCCCAAGGGATAATTCTTG TGTATGATGTCACAAGAAGAGAAACTTTTACCAACTTGTCTGATGTTTGGGCTAAAGAGGTTGAGCTTTACTCTACCAATCAAGATTGTGTCAAGATGCTTGTGGGAAATAAAGTTGATAAG GATTCTGAAAGAGCTGTGACTAGGGAAGAAGGGGTGGCTCTTGCACAACAGTTGGGTAGTTTATTTCTTGAATGCAGCGCCAAAACTCGAGAAAACGTGGAACAGTGCTTTGAAGAGCTTGCTTTGAAG ACTATGGAAGTTCCGAGTCTCTTGGAAGAAGGGTCTACTGTGGGAAAAAGGAATATCTTGAAACAGAAACAAGATCAAAGGGCGTCTCCTCAAGGTGGTTGTTGTGCTTGA